A single window of Syntrophotalea acetylenica DNA harbors:
- a CDS encoding HD domain-containing phosphohydrolase, which yields MNYKQETKKHLYNSRIIDPFLRLLQNRYPQIDIPSLLSHADMKPYEVADQWHWFTQTQVNAFYDKVVELTGNEKIAREAGRYAASPEANTVIHQYVLGFLGPHRAYQWIGKAASNFTRSARYESRRLAKNKIEITVTPHPDVQEQEFQCHNRIGFFEAISHLFRHKFPQIEHPECLFHGGSCCRYVITWQTESFCFLKTLRSASLAASAAGLAIPAFSTSAAFVSPLVQAGLLSFLVSWLLLEKKSTRTVWNSMEALRISSGTLLEQIENNYNNALLTNAISQSISKETTIEDILQSLVVNFQQSLDFDRGLVLLADQDKKHLFFRAGYGYSKKVENLLRSSTFHLDNPDSKGAFVVSFREKKTILINDINDIQEDLSPRSLDFAKKMGVKSFLCCPIVYDNEAIGILAADNLTTKRALLKSDITLLSGIAPIIGISIRNAQLLQNRKQQFNSTLHALATTIDARDPLTAGHSERVTQFTLGICQELALCDREREKIRVAALLHDYGKIAVPDAILKKPGRLSAREYEIVKDHANQTRQILEKIHFEGIYAEVPAIAGSHHEKIDGSGYPLGLTGKDIPLGGKIIAVADFFEAITSKRHYREPMPFHVAADELKKGRGRHFEEDIVDAFLRYFEQQLASDPAIMPGSCRQASRESIRVPYRAPLTIQYEGLRDETTTSDISSRGLFAATALPVREGAPVKLSFILPDACSTPMEINGRVVWINHRCLPRKTLFPPGCGIAFTDLRKPHRDTLLQFIATHSRHFSQESLSC from the coding sequence ATGAACTACAAACAAGAAACAAAAAAGCATCTATATAACAGCCGAATCATCGATCCTTTTCTGCGCCTTCTGCAAAACCGCTATCCGCAAATTGACATACCCAGCCTGCTGTCCCACGCAGATATGAAGCCTTATGAAGTTGCGGACCAGTGGCACTGGTTTACCCAGACCCAGGTCAACGCCTTTTACGACAAGGTCGTCGAACTGACAGGCAACGAAAAAATTGCCCGGGAAGCCGGTCGCTACGCGGCTTCGCCTGAAGCCAATACGGTAATCCACCAGTACGTACTCGGATTTCTGGGCCCCCATCGAGCTTACCAGTGGATCGGCAAGGCCGCTTCCAACTTCACCCGCTCCGCCAGATACGAATCCCGGCGGCTCGCGAAAAACAAGATTGAAATCACCGTCACGCCTCATCCCGATGTTCAGGAACAGGAATTTCAGTGTCACAACCGTATCGGCTTTTTCGAGGCGATTTCCCATCTGTTTCGTCACAAATTTCCACAGATAGAACATCCGGAATGCCTTTTTCACGGCGGCAGCTGTTGCCGATACGTGATTACCTGGCAAACAGAAAGTTTCTGTTTTCTGAAAACCCTCCGCAGCGCTTCTCTGGCGGCCAGTGCCGCCGGACTGGCAATTCCGGCCTTTTCCACATCCGCGGCTTTCGTATCGCCCCTGGTTCAGGCAGGCCTGCTGAGCTTTTTGGTATCGTGGCTTCTCCTGGAAAAAAAATCGACCAGAACCGTCTGGAACAGCATGGAAGCCCTGAGAATTTCATCAGGGACGCTGCTTGAGCAGATAGAGAACAATTACAACAATGCCTTGCTGACCAACGCCATTTCCCAGAGCATCAGCAAGGAAACCACCATTGAAGACATTCTGCAAAGTCTGGTCGTAAATTTTCAGCAAAGCCTTGATTTTGACCGGGGCCTGGTGCTGTTGGCCGACCAGGACAAAAAACACCTCTTTTTCCGTGCCGGATACGGTTACTCGAAAAAGGTGGAAAATCTTCTCAGAAGCAGCACCTTTCATCTGGACAACCCGGACTCCAAAGGCGCCTTCGTTGTTTCTTTCCGGGAGAAGAAAACGATTCTTATCAACGACATCAACGATATCCAGGAAGATCTGTCACCACGCAGCCTGGATTTCGCAAAAAAGATGGGAGTCAAATCGTTTTTATGCTGTCCCATCGTCTACGACAATGAAGCCATCGGTATCCTGGCGGCCGACAACCTCACCACCAAACGCGCTTTGCTCAAAAGCGACATCACCCTTTTGAGCGGTATCGCTCCGATCATTGGCATCAGCATCCGCAACGCCCAATTACTGCAGAACCGCAAGCAGCAGTTCAATTCGACCCTGCATGCACTTGCAACCACCATCGATGCGCGGGACCCGCTTACCGCAGGCCATTCCGAGAGAGTAACCCAATTCACCCTCGGCATCTGCCAGGAACTGGCTCTCTGCGATAGGGAACGCGAAAAAATCCGTGTAGCGGCCCTGTTGCACGACTACGGCAAAATCGCGGTGCCGGACGCCATCCTCAAAAAACCCGGCCGTTTGTCAGCCCGTGAATACGAAATCGTCAAGGATCACGCCAATCAGACGCGGCAGATTCTGGAAAAGATTCATTTCGAAGGGATTTACGCCGAGGTTCCGGCTATCGCCGGATCCCATCATGAAAAAATTGACGGCAGCGGCTACCCGCTGGGCTTAACCGGGAAAGACATTCCCCTCGGAGGGAAGATCATTGCGGTCGCGGATTTTTTCGAGGCCATCACCTCCAAACGCCACTATCGCGAACCGATGCCGTTCCATGTGGCCGCCGATGAACTGAAAAAAGGACGGGGCAGGCATTTTGAGGAGGACATCGTCGATGCTTTTCTGAGATATTTTGAACAGCAGCTTGCCAGCGACCCCGCAATCATGCCCGGTTCCTGCCGTCAAGCCTCTCGGGAAAGCATCCGGGTACCGTACCGTGCTCCGCTGACCATCCAGTACGAGGGCCTGCGAGACGAAACCACGACCTCGGATATCAGCAGCCGCGGCTTGTTCGCGGCCACCGCGCTTCCGGTCAGGGAAGGCGCTCCGGTTAAACTATCCTTTATCCTGCCCGATGCCTGCTCTACACCGATGGAGATCAATGGCCGCGTCGTCTGGATCAACCATCGTTGCCTGCCGCGCAAAACCCTTTTCCCTCCCGGTTGCGGGATCGCTTTTACCGATCTGCGAAAACCCCACCGCGACACCCTGTTGCAATTCATAGCCACCCATAGCCGGCATTTTTCCCAGGAATCCCTCTCCTGCTGA
- a CDS encoding OmpP1/FadL family transporter, which yields MRLFVFRAFFIQLLLVACLFSSARHGFASGFGIFTQSADALGQANATTAHSDGPSAVFFNPALLTELPGTQLEIGTTVILPSRDFKAEDGTTADNRDTAYFPSSFYVSHQFGDRFSAGLGVFNSFGLGTVWDSDWPGRFIATKSRITTFNINPTLAWQLSPRISFGAGLNILLLDAKLKNKVDLSTFGEPEIGQQFTGSGEAAGFNAGILLKLTDELSFGAAYRSEIKVDIDGKARFDIPDSASPLISLLFPETRGKTAITLPQQFTAGLAYQFTDAWTMEIGLRWEDWSSFRRLKITLRDPVGGETSSLAPRDWHATWAYNIGTKYRVNDRLAIMAGYLYGENPIPDRTFEPGVPDSDTHLFTLGTEWSLDHLKLALAYGFQLQEDRSKRSNLYGPLANGEYENHLHLIGVSLTHTF from the coding sequence ATGAGACTTTTTGTTTTCAGGGCGTTTTTCATTCAACTGTTGCTTGTCGCGTGCCTGTTTTCAAGCGCTCGTCACGGTTTTGCCTCAGGCTTCGGCATTTTCACCCAAAGTGCCGACGCCCTGGGACAAGCCAACGCAACCACCGCCCATAGTGACGGACCGTCGGCGGTATTCTTCAACCCGGCACTGCTCACCGAATTGCCCGGCACGCAACTGGAAATCGGCACCACCGTCATCCTGCCCTCCCGGGATTTCAAGGCGGAAGATGGCACAACCGCCGACAACCGTGATACGGCCTATTTCCCAAGTTCTTTTTATGTTTCCCACCAATTCGGCGACCGCTTCAGCGCCGGCCTCGGCGTTTTCAATTCTTTCGGCCTCGGCACCGTCTGGGACAGCGACTGGCCGGGGCGTTTTATCGCCACCAAATCCCGCATCACCACCTTCAACATCAATCCGACGCTGGCCTGGCAGTTATCGCCGCGGATTTCCTTTGGCGCCGGGCTGAACATCCTCCTGCTCGACGCCAAGCTGAAAAACAAGGTGGATCTCTCAACCTTCGGAGAACCGGAAATCGGCCAGCAGTTCACCGGCAGCGGCGAAGCAGCAGGCTTCAACGCAGGCATATTGCTGAAACTGACCGATGAACTGTCCTTTGGCGCCGCCTACCGCAGCGAGATCAAGGTCGATATCGACGGCAAGGCCCGTTTCGACATCCCCGATTCGGCTTCGCCGCTGATTTCCCTGCTGTTTCCCGAAACACGCGGCAAAACGGCCATCACCCTGCCCCAGCAGTTCACGGCAGGCCTGGCCTACCAGTTCACAGACGCCTGGACGATGGAAATCGGGCTGCGCTGGGAAGACTGGTCCTCCTTCCGGCGGCTCAAAATCACACTGCGCGACCCCGTGGGTGGCGAGACCAGCAGCTTGGCGCCCCGCGACTGGCACGCCACCTGGGCTTACAACATCGGCACCAAATACCGCGTGAATGACCGCCTGGCGATCATGGCCGGATACCTGTACGGTGAGAATCCGATCCCGGACAGGACCTTCGAACCGGGCGTTCCCGACTCCGACACCCATCTATTCACCCTCGGCACCGAGTGGTCCCTTGACCACCTCAAGCTGGCGCTGGCTTACGGCTTCCAATTACAGGAGGATCGCAGCAAGCGCAGCAACCTGTACGGCCCCCTCGCCAACGGGGAGTATGAAAACCATCTGCACCTGATCGGCGTCAGCCTCACGCACACTTTCTGA
- a CDS encoding PilZ domain-containing protein, with product MIQNSALFQGRLIDFNALSFCVRISLTPPQSYQWLNAELPVNILLQDDRQTIFCGECRIIREGGSKQNREFVLCPTVHNTRRFRAKKARSTRQELLPLPSIVFTHPLTRKLINLKVTDISGSGLAVEEDRANPVLLPGMFLKNVRLRFTNHFEMAFDGQIIHRTPSVDDDQASRCGIVFLDMAVNDHVQLLGLLQHACDPNAYICDAVDMDELWRFFFDTGFIYPQKYQHLQKNKDRAKQVYQTLYAQNPNIARHFIYREKGAILGHISTLRFYDKAWLIHHHAAKGNKGRKAGIAVLNQIGSFINDSHSIYSMHMEYVLCYFRPENKFPRRVFGGVTESLNDPQNCSIDNFAYFYDATGDPQDWDVSGSWELKKASAEDLLDFAAFYENCSGGLLTSALDMEADALEQKELNREYKKLGIQKEREIFAFKENGKLKSILVLSISDLAINLSELTNCLKIFVLDQNLPVKSLNCAINLISAKSPHTNIPKLLFPVEYAEANLINYEKQYCLWIFKTKNSDQGLRQMRSTTRFNRQ from the coding sequence ATGATCCAGAACAGCGCCCTGTTTCAGGGCAGGCTGATCGACTTCAACGCGCTGTCCTTCTGTGTACGAATCTCACTCACGCCCCCCCAATCCTATCAGTGGCTGAATGCCGAACTGCCCGTGAACATTTTGCTGCAGGATGACAGGCAAACCATTTTTTGTGGAGAATGCAGAATCATCCGTGAAGGCGGGTCCAAGCAGAACCGGGAATTCGTACTTTGTCCCACCGTCCACAACACCCGGCGCTTCCGGGCGAAAAAAGCACGCAGCACGCGCCAGGAACTGCTGCCTCTGCCAAGTATCGTCTTCACCCATCCTTTGACCCGCAAACTGATAAATCTGAAGGTGACTGATATTTCCGGGTCGGGACTTGCGGTGGAAGAAGACCGCGCAAACCCGGTTTTGCTGCCAGGCATGTTTCTCAAAAATGTCAGACTGCGCTTTACCAATCACTTCGAAATGGCTTTCGACGGCCAGATCATTCATCGCACACCGTCTGTTGATGACGATCAAGCCTCCCGGTGCGGTATCGTGTTTCTGGACATGGCGGTCAACGACCATGTGCAATTGCTCGGTCTGCTCCAGCATGCCTGTGATCCCAACGCCTATATCTGCGACGCGGTGGACATGGATGAACTCTGGCGCTTCTTTTTTGATACAGGGTTCATCTATCCGCAGAAATACCAACACCTGCAAAAAAACAAGGACCGCGCCAAACAGGTATACCAGACCCTTTACGCTCAAAACCCCAACATTGCCCGACATTTTATCTATCGCGAAAAAGGCGCAATCCTGGGTCACATTTCCACTCTCCGTTTCTATGATAAAGCCTGGCTGATTCATCATCATGCAGCCAAGGGCAATAAAGGCCGAAAAGCGGGAATTGCCGTATTGAACCAGATTGGCAGCTTCATCAACGATTCGCACAGTATCTACTCGATGCACATGGAGTATGTACTCTGCTATTTTCGACCTGAAAACAAATTCCCCCGTCGGGTTTTTGGAGGTGTCACCGAAAGCCTCAATGACCCTCAGAACTGTTCGATCGATAATTTCGCCTACTTTTATGACGCTACCGGAGATCCGCAGGATTGGGATGTGAGCGGCTCCTGGGAATTGAAAAAGGCCTCCGCCGAGGATCTGCTCGACTTCGCCGCATTCTACGAAAACTGTTCGGGCGGACTGCTGACCAGCGCCCTGGACATGGAAGCGGATGCCCTGGAGCAGAAAGAGCTTAACCGTGAGTACAAAAAACTCGGTATTCAAAAAGAGCGGGAAATTTTTGCCTTTAAGGAAAATGGCAAATTAAAATCCATTCTTGTATTAAGTATTTCTGATCTTGCAATCAATTTGTCAGAGTTAACCAATTGTTTAAAAATCTTCGTCCTTGATCAGAATCTTCCCGTAAAGAGCTTGAATTGCGCCATCAACTTAATTTCGGCTAAAAGTCCACACACAAATATCCCCAAACTTCTTTTTCCTGTTGAATATGCAGAGGCGAACCTTATAAACTACGAGAAACAATATTGCCTCTGGATTTTCAAAACAAAGAACTCCGACCAGGGCCTGAGGCAAATGCGATCGACGACCAGATTCAATCGGCAATAG
- a CDS encoding class I SAM-dependent methyltransferase: protein MKTRTAYLMESDQEARRLDLKTDRERLEEQARWAGLQPGMRVIDVGCGSGKTSSFLHRMVHPGGEVLGIDASPERVAHARSHYGVAGLGFACRDFYDPLLDLGQFDFVWVRFVLEYHRREAARIVENLMSILAPGGILCLIDLDHNCLNHYGMPPRLESALTAIMGQLETHGNFDPYMGRKLYSFLYDLGCQKIDVRLSAHHLIIGELNDVDAFNWLRKVEVAVKNSGYGFPEYAGGFQEFTQEFQAFFSDPRRFTYTPLIACRGSRPK, encoded by the coding sequence ATGAAAACCCGTACCGCTTATCTGATGGAAAGCGATCAGGAGGCCAGGCGCCTGGATCTTAAAACCGACCGGGAACGTCTGGAAGAACAGGCTCGATGGGCAGGCCTTCAGCCCGGTATGCGTGTTATTGATGTCGGTTGTGGCAGTGGCAAGACCAGCTCGTTTCTGCACCGGATGGTTCATCCCGGCGGGGAGGTGCTGGGGATTGATGCCTCGCCCGAACGTGTGGCCCATGCACGAAGCCACTATGGTGTGGCGGGGCTTGGTTTTGCCTGTCGTGATTTTTATGACCCGCTGCTTGATCTGGGGCAGTTTGATTTTGTCTGGGTGAGGTTTGTTCTTGAATATCATCGTCGTGAAGCCGCGCGGATCGTGGAAAACCTGATGAGCATTCTGGCACCGGGGGGCATCCTGTGTCTTATCGACCTGGATCATAACTGCCTGAATCACTACGGCATGCCACCCCGCCTGGAGTCCGCGCTGACGGCCATCATGGGGCAACTGGAGACACATGGGAATTTCGATCCCTACATGGGCAGGAAGCTCTACAGTTTTTTGTACGATCTGGGATGTCAAAAAATCGATGTGCGACTGAGCGCCCATCACCTGATTATCGGCGAACTCAACGACGTGGATGCCTTCAATTGGCTGCGCAAGGTGGAAGTCGCGGTTAAAAACAGCGGCTATGGATTTCCGGAGTATGCCGGCGGATTTCAGGAGTTCACTCAGGAGTTTCAGGCTTTTTTCAGTGATCCGAGACGTTTTACCTACACGCCGCTGATTGCCTGCCGGGGCAGTCGGCCAAAGTGA
- a CDS encoding glycerophosphodiester phosphodiesterase, giving the protein MFQKTVIWAHRGASGKAPENTLAAFGLAELDGADGIELDVRMTADGVPVVMHDATLDRTTDDSGLLALRSLADLAGVDAGRWFGPQFAKESVPTLEQVLCQIQDRMLLNIEIKEFAAGVAVKRLLKRHARCRVLISSFDHAVLQALHLDAPELFLGYLSEDADWDRLIETAVANRAVSFHPRQDRVVAEQVELCHARGLKIFPWVVDEKKRAMTLLEMGVDGLFTNEPGSLRRWLAGVASSQGVPSR; this is encoded by the coding sequence ATGTTTCAAAAAACCGTCATTTGGGCACACCGTGGGGCTTCCGGCAAGGCGCCCGAAAACACGCTGGCCGCGTTTGGCCTGGCAGAATTGGACGGTGCGGATGGCATTGAGCTCGATGTCCGCATGACTGCAGACGGGGTGCCCGTGGTGATGCACGACGCCACCCTCGACCGTACCACGGATGACAGTGGCCTGCTTGCGTTACGATCGCTCGCCGACCTGGCCGGTGTTGATGCCGGACGCTGGTTCGGTCCGCAGTTCGCCAAAGAATCGGTACCAACCCTGGAACAGGTACTTTGCCAAATCCAGGACCGTATGCTCCTGAATATCGAGATCAAGGAGTTTGCGGCCGGTGTGGCCGTCAAGCGGCTTCTAAAGCGGCATGCCCGCTGCCGAGTGCTGATTTCCTCCTTTGACCACGCTGTGCTCCAGGCACTTCATCTTGACGCTCCGGAGTTGTTCCTCGGTTATCTGAGCGAGGATGCCGATTGGGACCGCTTGATCGAGACGGCAGTTGCCAATCGTGCGGTCAGTTTCCATCCCCGCCAGGATCGGGTTGTCGCTGAACAGGTTGAGCTTTGCCATGCCCGGGGGCTGAAGATTTTTCCCTGGGTTGTGGATGAAAAAAAGCGCGCCATGACGTTGCTTGAAATGGGCGTGGATGGCCTGTTCACCAACGAGCCCGGCAGCCTGCGCCGGTGGCTGGCTGGAGTCGCCAGCTCACAGGGAGTGCCGAGCAGGTGA
- a CDS encoding peroxiredoxin: MENLEGRKAAGFELEGTDRQMHRLDDYAGKTVVLYFYPKDNTAGCTKEACSFRDVHADLLQREAVLLGVSRDSLASHDRFIDRFDLPFVLLSDPDGRTMRAYGAFGEKKMYGKTVMGTIRSTVVIGPDGTIIKHWPRVKKAETHPQEVLAYLRGL; the protein is encoded by the coding sequence ATGGAAAATCTCGAGGGACGTAAAGCGGCAGGTTTTGAACTGGAAGGGACCGATCGGCAGATGCACAGGCTGGACGATTATGCCGGAAAGACCGTTGTGCTCTACTTCTATCCCAAGGACAACACCGCCGGGTGCACCAAGGAGGCGTGTTCCTTCCGGGACGTGCATGCCGATCTGCTGCAACGGGAAGCGGTGCTGCTCGGAGTCAGCAGGGACAGCCTGGCGTCCCATGACCGCTTTATCGACAGGTTCGATCTGCCTTTTGTGCTGCTGTCCGACCCCGATGGCCGGACCATGCGGGCCTATGGTGCTTTCGGCGAAAAGAAAATGTACGGCAAGACCGTTATGGGTACGATCCGATCGACGGTAGTTATAGGCCCGGATGGCACGATCATAAAACACTGGCCCCGGGTTAAAAAGGCCGAGACCCATCCGCAGGAGGTACTTGCGTATTTGAGAGGGCTGTAA